GCGGACCCGCTGTCGGTCAGCGACCCGCCATTGTGCTCAAATCGCTCGTAGGGCGGATGCCCCGCCTGCGGGGCCATCCTCCATCATGTGCTATCCCGCTCCGTGCCCAGCCATGGCGGAACGCCCGGTAAAACCGGGCTTCCGCCCTACCCTAGAATCAATCGCTGCAGCAGGCTTTGTCCCGTCGGCCAACTGCCCAGTCCCGCCAGGCTGCCCATATGGCCGCAGCGGCCGGCGTCGCAAAACTGCGCGCCCCAGGCTTCGGCCATCCGTTTCGCCTCGGCCAAGCCGCAATAGGGATCGTCCTGGCTGGCGGCGACGATGGCAGGCACTGGCAGCGTATGCGGATAAGCCGCCTCGAAACCGGCGAAATCCGGCAAGGGCGCGCCCTCGGGCAGCTCGCCGCCGGCGCGGGCGGTTTCCGGCAAGATAGGCAAAGCCGGCGGCGCGACCAGCAACACGCCCTTCACCCGGCGCTGCTCCGCCAGAGACGCCTGCAGCAGCCAGGCCACCGTCGCATGGCAGCCCAGGCTGTGCGCGGCGATGACCAGCCGGCCGGGAATATCGGCTATAGCGGCGGACAAGCCCGCCACCCACGCCTCTCGCGCCGGATACAGCCAATCCTGCTGCACAACCCGACGCGCCAAAGGGTAGGTCAGCTCCCAGCGGCTCTGCCAATGCGCGTCGCCGGAATTGCCCCAGCCCGGCGCCGTCAGCAATACGACATCATCGTCGTCCCACATCACAGGGGCCGGCGGTAATCGACGATCAGCGGCGCGTGGTCGGAGAACTTTTCATCCTTGTAGACGCTGGACGATTCGGCCAACTCCATCAACGACGGCGTGACGATGTGGTAATCGATGCGCCAGCCCACATCCTTGGCGTATGCTTGGCCGCGGTTGCTCCACCAGGTGTAGCCGGGCGCCTCCGGGTACAGATTGCGCCAGACGTCGCGCCAGCCGACGCGGCCCAGCAAGTCGGTCATCCAGGCGCGCTCTTCCGGCAGGAAGCCGGAATTCTTCAGATTGCCCTTCCAGTTTTTCAGGTCGATCTCGTTGTGAGCGATGTTCCAGTCGCCGCAGATAACGATGTCGCGGCCTTCCGCTTTCAGCTTTTCCAGGTGCGGCATGAACACGTCCAGAAAGTCGAACTTCACCTGCTGGCGCTCGTCGCTGCTGGAGCCGGACGGCAGATACAGCGAGATCACCGACAGCTTGCCGAAATCCAGCTGCAGGAAACGGCCCTCGGCGTCGATCCAGTCCACGCCCAGCCCTTCCACCACCGCATCCGGCTGATGGCGGGTATAGACGCCGACGCCGCTATAGCCTTTTTTCTCCGCATAATGGAAATAGCCGGCCAGGCCGTCCGGATTGCGCATCCGGTCCGACAGGTCGCCGGCCTGCGCTTTCAGCTCCTGCACGCAGACAAAATCGGCCTGGATGGTGGCCAGCCAATCGAAGAAACCCTTTTTATCGGCCGAGCGGATGCCGTTCAGGTTGGCGGAAACGATACGAAGCATGGTGTCTCCCGTGCTATGCTTGCGGCGATTTTTTCAGCCGTTCAAACAGTTAACGATTCAAGAAGGAGGAATGATGAGCGATTTCCGTCAGGATTTCATTCGTTTTGCGCTGGACATGCAAGTTTTGAAGTTTGGCGAGTTCATCACCAAGGCCGGCCGCAAGTCGCCGTACTTCTTCAATGCCGGTCTGTTCAACGACGGCCTGTCCACGCTGAAGCTGTCGCGCTTCTACGCCCAATCCATCCAGGCGAGCGGCGTCGAGTTCGACATGCTGTTCGGCCCCGCCTATAAAGGCATCATCCTGGCCGCCGCCGCCGGCATGGCGCTGGCCGAACAAGGCCGCAACGTGCCCTTCGCCTACAACCGCAAAGAAGCCAAGGACCACGGCGAAGGCGGCACCCTGGTCGGCGCGCCGCTGAAGGGCAAGGTGCTGATCATAGACGATGTGATCTCCGCCGGCACCTCGGTGCGCGAATCGGTGCAGCTGATCCGCGCCGCCGGCGCCGAACCGGCCGGCGTGGCCATCGCGCTGGACCGCATGGAGCGCGGCCAGGGCGAACTGTCCGCCGTGCAGGAAGTGGCGCAGCAACATGGCCTGCCGGTGGTAGCCATCGCCACGCTGAAAGACCTGCTGGGCTTCCTGGAGCACAGCCCGGAACTGGCCGCCCACCTGGACGCGGTGCGCGCCTATCGCGCCGAATACGGCGTCAACGACTGACCAGCTGGATGGCCGGACAAGTCCCGCCGCCACGGCGCGAGGACGACACCGGCCTGTCCGTTCCGGCGTGGCGGAAACCCTCCGCCGCCGCTGGGCCGCCCCTGGACTACTGGCCGCTGTCCTTGCGCTGCCACGCCTGATTCAGGCTGTCCGTCGCCTGCTTCAGCGTTTGCTGGGCCGCATCGCGCGCCGCGTTGGCTGCGGCAAGATCGGCAGTAGCCTTGTCCAGCGCGGCCTGCGCGCCCGCCAGGCGCTGCTCCGCCAATTGCTTGGCGCTCTCCGCCTCCTTGACCTTGGCCTCAGTCGACCGATCCTGACCTTGCGCCTGCTGGAATGCCATTTGCGCGGACAGCAATTGCTCATCCGCGGTTTGCGCCCACGCCGAAGCGCCCGCCAGCGCCGCCAACAGCGCGGCCCCTCTCAATGCGATCTTCATCGCGAGTCCCCTTTGCTATGCAAGATAGCGCGATTATGCGGCATCCCGCCTATTGATGACATTCTTACATCGCCTCGCCACATTCTTAGCGGACTTTGATATCGGCTTGCCTACAGTGAGGGCCGAAAAGGGGAAGGCCTAGCCCCTCCCCGCCCAAACTTCCGTGAATGCGAGAGAAGACATGCTGATACACGCACTTTGGCAATATCTGCCCTTCCTGCTGGTATTGCTGGCGCTGATCAAACCGGCCGGCATCTATATGCAGCGGGCGATGGAGGGCCAACCGCCGCTGTTGGGCCGTCCCGGCCGTTGGCTGGAGCGGCGCTTATACCGTTTGGCGGCGGTGGACCCGGGAGAGGAGATGGACTGGAAACGCTATGCCATCCATCTGCTATTGTTCCAACTCATCGGCGCGCTCTTCCTCTATTTTCTGCAACGCTGGCAAGCCTGGCTGCCTTTCAATCCCCAAGCCTTCGGCGCCGTCGGCCCCGACACCGCCTTCAACACCACCGTCAGCTTCGTCAGCAACACCAGCTGGCAGGGTTATGCCGGCGAAACCACCCTCAGCCATCTGTCGCAGATGATGGGCATCAATGTGCAAAGCTTCCTGTCCGCAGCCAGCGGCATCGCCGTGATGATGGCGCTGGTGCGCGGCCTCACCCGCCAGAGCGGCAAAACGCTGGGCAATGTCTGGGTGGACCTGACCCGCGCCACGCTTTACATTTTGCTGCCGCTGTCTTTCGCGCTGGCGATGATCTTCGTCCAGCAAGGCATGCCGCAAACCTTGAGCGCGGGCATTAACGCCCACACGCTGGATACTACCCATTACAGCGTGCCGCTATTGGACAAGGCCGGCAATCCGGTGAAGGATGCACATGGCCAGCCGCAGATGCAGCAACTGAGCAGCAAGCAGCAGTTCCTCGCCTTGGGACCGGTCGCCTCGCAAGAGCCGATCAAGATCATGAGCGGCGACGGCGGCGGCTTCTTCAACGCCAACTCCGCCCACCCTTATGAAAACCCGACGCCGCTGAGCAATTTCCTGGAAATGCTGACGCTGCTGATCCTGCCCGCTGGCCTGTGCTACACCTTCGGCCGCATGGTCGGCGACACGCGCCAGGGCTGGACCATCGTCGCAGCGATGAGCTTGATGATGACGCTGGGCGTGGCGGTGTGCATGAACCAGGAACAGATGGGCAATCCGCTGCTGCCTGCCCACATGGTGGATCAGGCCTTCGGCCCGCATCAGACCGGCGGCAATATGGAAGGCAAGGAGGTCCGTTTCGGCGCCGCCGGCTCTGGCCTGTTCGCGGCGGTGACCACCAGTTCCGGCGACGGCGCGGTCAACGCCATGCACGATTCCTTCATGCCGATAGGCGGCATGGTGCCGATGGTGTTGATGCAGACCGGCGAAGTGGTGTTCGGCGGCCCCGGCGCCGGCATCTACAGCATCGTGATCCACGCCATTCTGGTGGTGTTCATCGTCGGCCTGATGATAGGCCGCGCGCCGGAGTATCTGGGCAAGAAGATAGAGGCGTTCGAAACCAAGATGATGGCCATCGTGCTGCTCTTGGTGCCGATTCTGATTCTGGTGCAGTCGGCGATCAGCGTCAGCACCGCCGCCGGCTTGGCCGGACTCGGCAATCCCGGCGCCCATGGCCTGAGCGAAGTGCTGTATGCCTACACCTCCGGTGCCAACAATAATGGCAGCGGCTTCGGCGGATTGTCGGCCAACACGCCGTTCTACAACATCATGCTGGCCATCGCCATGTGGTTTGGCCGTTACGGCGTGATCGTGCCGGTGCTGGCGCTGGCCGGCTCGCTGGCCGGCAAACCGCGCCGCGCCCCCGGCGCCGGCACCCTGCCCAGCCACGGCCCGATGTTTGTGCTGCTGCTGATCGCCACCATCGTGCTGGTGACGGCGCTGACCTATCTGCCGGCGCTGGCGCTGGGGCCGATCGCCGAACACATGACGCTGGTCGTCCGCTAAGGCTAGGCCGGCCGCGAAGGCCGGCTCAGCAAATACACCAGCACAGACAGCTCGATCGCGGCCACCAGCCACGGCACCCAGTGCGGCGGCCGGGACAGCAGCAAGGCGACAAAGCCTATCCCCATGCCGAAAGCGGCGAAGCACTTGGCCTTGACCGGCACCACGCGCTGCTCGCGCCAGCGCCTGAGGCCCGGACCGTACTTGGGATGCGCCAGCAGCTTGGCTTCCAGCCGCGGCGACGACTTGCTGAAACAAGCCAGCGCCAGAATCAGGAAGATGGTGGTGGGCATCACCGGCAACACGGCGCCGATCACGCCCAAGGCCACCATCAGGCAGCCGCCCGCCAGATACAGCCAGCGCACGGCGGGATGACGGGCTTCGTTCAAGCGTACACCTGATCCAGATGCGCGTTCATGCAGGCGAAGGCGGATACGGCCCCGGCAGTGACGCGGGCTTCCGATTCCTCGTCCAGCATCAGGCCATCCAGCGCCGAAGTGAAGGCGCGCCAATGGCGGGCGCGGCCATCCGGATGGCCGGCCAAGTGGCGGGCGCCGAACTTCTCATCCAGACCCAGCTTGTTGGCCAGCTTGTACAGGATGGCTGCGCCGAGCTTGGAGCCCTCCACCACGTAGAGCCAGCCCATGGCGGTGGCCACGTCCAGCTGGCTGCTGATCGGCGCCTCGGCCAGTTGCGGCAGCGCGCGGCCCAGATCGCCCATGTCGGCGGCGATGCTGACATAGCGGCGGCGCTCGGCCAGGTCCGGGAACAGCTTGGCCAGTTCCGGGTTGTCGTACAGCGCGTCGGCATCGCGCAGAAAGCGGTATTGCGCATCCAGGAAGCGCGCGTAGTTATCGCGGCTGGCGAAGGGCTGGTTGGCCATGATGCGCTGATCCAGCTGGTCGTGGGTGGCGTGGGTGCGGGCTTTCAGATCCTGGGTGCGGGTAGTTTCGGCAACAGCGCTCATATTCTTTTCCTGTCTTGCAAGCATCGCGCAGCGATGCAAATGATTATGATAACGATTTCTATTTGCAATGAACAGGTCAAATGGCCAATGAAAACGGTCGCGGAGGCCATTTCATGCCAAAAGGAAGCGCGTTTCGGAGAGGGAAAAGCAAAAGGCCCGGCGTAAAGCCAGGCCTGATGCAAAATTCTGGTGGGTCGTGCGGGACTCGAACCTGCGACCAACGGATTAAAAGTCCGCTGCTCTACCAACTGAGCTAACGACCCGAGGGTTCTGCGCATTTGAGGGATGGTGGGTCGTGAAAGATTCGAACTTTCGACCTACGGATTAAGAGTCCGCTGCTCTACCAGCTGAGCTAACGACCCATCGTAACGCAATGCGGAGTGTGTGCAGGAGGGCTGGTGGGTCGTGAGTGACTCGAACACTCGACCTACGGATTAAGAGTCCGCTGCTCTACCAACTGAGCTAACGACCCATCCCGAAACTGCACGGAACTGCGAGGCAAACTTGACTGGTGGGTCGTGCGGGACTCGAACCTGCGACCAACGGATTAAAAGTCCGCTGCTCTACCAACTGAGCTAACGACCCGCACAAGGTACGGCGCGCATGTCTTGAGGATGGTGGGTCGTGAGTGACTCGAACACTCGACCTACGGATTAAGAGTCCGCTGCTCTACCAACTGAGCTAACGACCCGTCCGGGACATGCTGCTATTCTATCAAGTTTTCTCTGGTGGGTCGTGCGGGACTCGAACCTGCGACCAACGGATTAAAAGTCCGCTGCTCTACCAACTGAGCTAACGACCCAACGAGAGCTCGCAACTATAATGAAACCCTTCAGTCCAGTCAAGCTGTTACGCAAAAAAATTATCGTATGCTGTTACAGCCGGGAACGCGCGCCCGGAGGCCTTGTCCTACCCGCTGGCGAATTTATCCGCCATCGGCGCTTGAAAGCGTCTGCTCCGATACCCATCTCAAGTAAGCGGGCAAACCGCGCGATAGCGGCAGGGCGACGATTTCCGGCACATCATAAGGATGCAGCGCCGTCAGCCGCGCCTCTAGCGCCGGATAAACGCCCTCGGTGGTTTTGATCAGCAGCGGCACCTCCTCCGCCTGTTCCACCCGGCCCTGCCAGCGGTACACTGAGCGGCACGGCGCCAGGATGTTGACGCAGGCGGCCAGGCGCTCGGCCACCAAGGCCTCGGCCAGCCGGGCGGCGCTATCCGCGTCCGGCGCGTTGCTGATCACCAGTAAACATTGTTCAGATGGAAAAGAATTCAAGATGCGCGCACTCCCTTTGCTGTTGCTGCTCTACCCTTTCGCCGAAATCGCCACCCTGGTGGCGCTGGCCGGCCGCATCGGCGGTTTCGCCGTCTTCCTGCTGGTGATGCTATCGTCCTTGCTGGGCCTGTGGATGCTGCGCAACCAGAAGCTCGGCGCCTTGCTGACGCTGGGCAGCGTGATGCGCCAGGGCGACAAGGTCTCGCTGTACTCTCTGCTGTGGCCGCTGCGCTATGCGCTGGCGGGCTTGCTGTTCCTGCTGCCCGGCTTGTTGAGCGACGTGTTCGCCATCTTGCTGCTATTGCCCTTCAAGGGACCGGACATCTCGCTGGGCGGCCGCGCCGCCGGCCCGATGGGCCCCATGGGTCCGGCCGGCCAGAATGGCGGCAGCGACATCATCGAAGGCGAGTATAGCCGGGTGGACGAAACGCAGCCGACCGACCGCCGGCTTCACTGAAGCTGAAACAAGCCCAGCACCGCGGCTTCATCCAGCGCGCAGGCGATTTCCACCACCTTGTGGCGGTTCTTGTCGCCGCTGAGCAAAACGACATCGCGCTTGGCCACATCAAAGCGGTCCGCCAGCCAAGCCAGCAAAGCGGCGTTGGCCTTGCCGTCCACCGGCGGGGCCGCTAGCCTGATCTTCAGGCAATCGCCATGCTCGCCGGCCGGCTCGGTTTTCTTCGCGCCGGGCTGGACATGCAGGGTCAGCCGCACCGCGCCGTCGCGGCAGGTCAACCAGGGTTTCATCGCCATTTTCCGTCAAAAACGGAGAGTGTAGTTCAAAACGCGGCCAGGCAGCACCGCCGCAAACTGGAGCTTAGATATGGATATCGGCATCAATGAGCAAGACCGCCAGGAAATCGCCCATGGCCTGTCTCGCCTGCTGGCGGACAGCTATACCCTGTACCTGAAGACCCACAACTTCCACTGGAACGTGACCGGGCCGATGTTCAACACCCTGCACCTGATGTTCGAAACCCAGTACAACGAGCTGTCGCTGGCGGTGGACGCCGTCGCCGAGCGCATCCGCGCGCTGGGCCACTACGCGCCAGGCAGCTATGCCGACTACGCCCGCCTGACCGCCATTCCGGAAGCCTCCGGCGTGCCCAAGGCCGACGACATGATCCGCCAGCTGGTGGAAGGCCACGAAACCCTGTGCCGCACTGCCCGCAGCGTGTTTCCGGTGGTGGAGCGCGCCGGCGACGAGCCGACAGCCGACCTCTTGACCCAGCGCCTGCAAGTGCACGAAAAAACCGCCTGGATGCTGCGCAGCCTGCTGGAAAAGTAAGCCGCGAAACCGAGCCGAACGCCGCGCCCCGCCGCGGCGTTTTCGCGCCGGGAACATGCTACACTCCGGCAAAGTCCGGAATACGCCATGGCAGACCTTCAGCACCGACCCCGCCCCTCTCCATCCAGCAACGCCACCCTGTGGCTGATGGCCGGCGTGTCGCTATTGCTGCACCTCTCCCTGCTCAGCCTTGCCGGCATCCGCTTTTCCGCCCCGCCGATAGCGCCGGCCAACGATGACCAGATCAGCATCCGATTGCAGCGCCAGCCCGCGCCCGCCCCGCCCAAAGTGGAAAGGCTGGCGGATAGCGACAACCAAGGCTCCGGCAATACCGCCGCCCCCAAACAGCTGCTCAGCCGCAGCGCGCCGCAACGCCAGGAAAAAACCGAATCCGTCGAACCCGGACGCGAGCCGCAGCCGGCGCGGCCCATTACCCGTTCCGAACCCGCGCCCGCCGTCGCCGCGCCGACGCCATCCAATATCAACACCGGCTCGCTGCTGGCGCAGGTCGGCGCGCTGTCCAGGGCCGGCGACAATGCCGCCATCGACAGCAACCAGGAAACCGGCCGCGACGGCAACCGCCTGGGCGACACCGCGCGCGGCTATGTCTGGGCCCGCTATCAGGCCGACTGGCGCCTGAAGGTCGAAAAGATAGGCAATTTGAACTATCCGGCCGAAGCCAAACGCCAGGGCCTGCACGGTTCGGTCACCCTGGAGGTGACGCTGAGCGCCGACGGCAATCTGCAAGGCATGCGGGTGTCGCGCTCCTCCGGCAGCCAAGTGCTGGACGAGGCCGCGCAGCGCGTGGTCGAACTCTCCTCGCCTTTCGCGCCTTTCCCGCCGGGCTTGTCGGGACGCTACCCCTCGCTGCGCCTGAGCCAGAAATTCGTCTTCACCCGAGACAATCTCTTGTCGAGTCACTGACCTTGGCCGACGGACATGTGAAATACGCGCCGGCGATGGGCCGGGCACCGCCGGCTCCTGTAGAATCAAGCCCATTCACTTTGTCCGCCGCCCGAAAGGAAGCATCATGTTTGAAGTCAACCGCAGCCTGGCGCTGCTGCGCCCGCAGGGCCCGTTTCTCGCCTGGCTCAAAAGCCTGCCCGGCGGCATCGACCCGCAGCTGACGCTGGAGATGCTGGGCGCGGACTGCAATGCGATGCTGATTCCGGCAGCCGACGACTACGACAGCGCGCGCGATTTCGTGTTGTCGCGCTACCGTCAGCTGTTCGAAGCCGAGCTGGCCGACTGGTGCGAAGACGCCAGCCTGTGGCCGCAGAAGCTCACGCCCAATTTGTTCCAGCAATGGTTCAAGCTGGAAATCCATCCGGTGCTGACCGATCTGGCCGAAGAGCCGCTCGAGCGCGAGGCCTTCTCGCCGCTCGACCTCGACGGCGGCGCCGACTAACGCTGTCTACCACCAAGAGGGGAAACACATGGCGCATCACACTCGCATCAAGGTTCGCGGCTACCATCTGGACCTGTTTGGCCACGTCAACAACGCGCGTTATCTGGAATTCCTGGAAGAAGCCCGCTGGAGCCTGTTCGAGGCGCAAGGCAACCTGGACAACTTTCTGAAATCCGGTCTGGCGCTGGCGGTTGTCAACATCAATATCGACTATCGCCAACCGGCGCTGATGGGCGACGAGCTGCTGATCGAAACCGGCGTCAAGTCCATAGGCAACCGCAGCGCGGTGATCCATCAGCGCGTGCTGCAAGAGGCCAACGGCAAGGTCGTGGCCGAGGCCGATGTCACCTTCGTGATTTTCGACGCCAAGCAGAACAAGGCCCTCGCGCTGGAAGGCGCTTTGAAGGAACAGCTGGAACAGATGGCCGCCTACGCGGTCTGATCTCTGCACCGCATCACGGGATAGGAATATGAAGAAGGGTTTGATCATCGCGCTGGCGCTGCTGGCCGTGGCCGGCATCGCCTACGCGCTGCTGTTCTCGAGAAATCCCGCGCCGGAGGTGAAGCTCACCTCGCTGAGCGGCGTCACCACCACCACCTCGGCACTGAAAGGCAAGGTGGTGCTGGTGAATTTCTGGGCCACCAGTTGCCCGGGCTGCGT
The Chromobacterium sp. IIBBL 290-4 DNA segment above includes these coding regions:
- a CDS encoding alpha/beta hydrolase encodes the protein MWDDDDVVLLTAPGWGNSGDAHWQSRWELTYPLARRVVQQDWLYPAREAWVAGLSAAIADIPGRLVIAAHSLGCHATVAWLLQASLAEQRRVKGVLLVAPPALPILPETARAGGELPEGAPLPDFAGFEAAYPHTLPVPAIVAASQDDPYCGLAEAKRMAEAWGAQFCDAGRCGHMGSLAGLGSWPTGQSLLQRLILG
- a CDS encoding exodeoxyribonuclease III, which codes for MLRIVSANLNGIRSADKKGFFDWLATIQADFVCVQELKAQAGDLSDRMRNPDGLAGYFHYAEKKGYSGVGVYTRHQPDAVVEGLGVDWIDAEGRFLQLDFGKLSVISLYLPSGSSSDERQQVKFDFLDVFMPHLEKLKAEGRDIVICGDWNIAHNEIDLKNWKGNLKNSGFLPEERAWMTDLLGRVGWRDVWRNLYPEAPGYTWWSNRGQAYAKDVGWRIDYHIVTPSLMELAESSSVYKDEKFSDHAPLIVDYRRPL
- the pyrE gene encoding orotate phosphoribosyltransferase, with the protein product MSDFRQDFIRFALDMQVLKFGEFITKAGRKSPYFFNAGLFNDGLSTLKLSRFYAQSIQASGVEFDMLFGPAYKGIILAAAAGMALAEQGRNVPFAYNRKEAKDHGEGGTLVGAPLKGKVLIIDDVISAGTSVRESVQLIRAAGAEPAGVAIALDRMERGQGELSAVQEVAQQHGLPVVAIATLKDLLGFLEHSPELAAHLDAVRAYRAEYGVND
- the kdpA gene encoding potassium-transporting ATPase subunit KdpA; protein product: MLIHALWQYLPFLLVLLALIKPAGIYMQRAMEGQPPLLGRPGRWLERRLYRLAAVDPGEEMDWKRYAIHLLLFQLIGALFLYFLQRWQAWLPFNPQAFGAVGPDTAFNTTVSFVSNTSWQGYAGETTLSHLSQMMGINVQSFLSAASGIAVMMALVRGLTRQSGKTLGNVWVDLTRATLYILLPLSFALAMIFVQQGMPQTLSAGINAHTLDTTHYSVPLLDKAGNPVKDAHGQPQMQQLSSKQQFLALGPVASQEPIKIMSGDGGGFFNANSAHPYENPTPLSNFLEMLTLLILPAGLCYTFGRMVGDTRQGWTIVAAMSLMMTLGVAVCMNQEQMGNPLLPAHMVDQAFGPHQTGGNMEGKEVRFGAAGSGLFAAVTTSSGDGAVNAMHDSFMPIGGMVPMVLMQTGEVVFGGPGAGIYSIVIHAILVVFIVGLMIGRAPEYLGKKIEAFETKMMAIVLLLVPILILVQSAISVSTAAGLAGLGNPGAHGLSEVLYAYTSGANNNGSGFGGLSANTPFYNIMLAIAMWFGRYGVIVPVLALAGSLAGKPRRAPGAGTLPSHGPMFVLLLIATIVLVTALTYLPALALGPIAEHMTLVVR
- a CDS encoding YbaN family protein, coding for MNEARHPAVRWLYLAGGCLMVALGVIGAVLPVMPTTIFLILALACFSKSSPRLEAKLLAHPKYGPGLRRWREQRVVPVKAKCFAAFGMGIGFVALLLSRPPHWVPWLVAAIELSVLVYLLSRPSRPA
- a CDS encoding biliverdin-producing heme oxygenase, translated to MSAVAETTRTQDLKARTHATHDQLDQRIMANQPFASRDNYARFLDAQYRFLRDADALYDNPELAKLFPDLAERRRYVSIAADMGDLGRALPQLAEAPISSQLDVATAMGWLYVVEGSKLGAAILYKLANKLGLDEKFGARHLAGHPDGRARHWRAFTSALDGLMLDEESEARVTAGAVSAFACMNAHLDQVYA
- the cutA gene encoding divalent-cation tolerance protein CutA; protein product: MNSFPSEQCLLVISNAPDADSAARLAEALVAERLAACVNILAPCRSVYRWQGRVEQAEEVPLLIKTTEGVYPALEARLTALHPYDVPEIVALPLSRGLPAYLRWVSEQTLSSADGG
- a CDS encoding FxsA family protein; this translates as MRALPLLLLLYPFAEIATLVALAGRIGGFAVFLLVMLSSLLGLWMLRNQKLGALLTLGSVMRQGDKVSLYSLLWPLRYALAGLLFLLPGLLSDVFAILLLLPFKGPDISLGGRAAGPMGPMGPAGQNGGSDIIEGEYSRVDETQPTDRRLH
- a CDS encoding DUF167 domain-containing protein — translated: MKPWLTCRDGAVRLTLHVQPGAKKTEPAGEHGDCLKIRLAAPPVDGKANAALLAWLADRFDVAKRDVVLLSGDKNRHKVVEIACALDEAAVLGLFQLQ
- a CDS encoding Dps family protein, producing MDIGINEQDRQEIAHGLSRLLADSYTLYLKTHNFHWNVTGPMFNTLHLMFETQYNELSLAVDAVAERIRALGHYAPGSYADYARLTAIPEASGVPKADDMIRQLVEGHETLCRTARSVFPVVERAGDEPTADLLTQRLQVHEKTAWMLRSLLEK
- a CDS encoding energy transducer TonB — encoded protein: MADLQHRPRPSPSSNATLWLMAGVSLLLHLSLLSLAGIRFSAPPIAPANDDQISIRLQRQPAPAPPKVERLADSDNQGSGNTAAPKQLLSRSAPQRQEKTESVEPGREPQPARPITRSEPAPAVAAPTPSNINTGSLLAQVGALSRAGDNAAIDSNQETGRDGNRLGDTARGYVWARYQADWRLKVEKIGNLNYPAEAKRQGLHGSVTLEVTLSADGNLQGMRVSRSSGSQVLDEAAQRVVELSSPFAPFPPGLSGRYPSLRLSQKFVFTRDNLLSSH
- a CDS encoding VacJ translates to MFEVNRSLALLRPQGPFLAWLKSLPGGIDPQLTLEMLGADCNAMLIPAADDYDSARDFVLSRYRQLFEAELADWCEDASLWPQKLTPNLFQQWFKLEIHPVLTDLAEEPLEREAFSPLDLDGGAD
- a CDS encoding thioesterase family protein, which codes for MAHHTRIKVRGYHLDLFGHVNNARYLEFLEEARWSLFEAQGNLDNFLKSGLALAVVNINIDYRQPALMGDELLIETGVKSIGNRSAVIHQRVLQEANGKVVAEADVTFVIFDAKQNKALALEGALKEQLEQMAAYAV